From the genome of Candidatus Paceibacterota bacterium, one region includes:
- the alr gene encoding alanine racemase yields the protein MSPKASLRTWIEIDKGAILYNITKFRSLVKHPTKIMAVVKSNAYGHNIHDFSKLVLAAGADCLGVDSITEAIPLCREGVQQPILVLGYTLPENYSLARAAGVSITISSVEQLRALLATDFSRSWQFEPLRIHLKVDTGMCRQGVIYDFEHREVLDLVREGIHNKKFILEGLYSHLASAKAPGVSGDTVQQLKEFRHWVEIFRLHDIHVPIVHCAASAGTLLYPSAHFDMVRIGMGCYGYFPSTGIAKHFKRKMTLRPVLSWRSIVSETKSVPAGMKVGYDGTYVLKRNSTLAVIPVGYWHGIGRAFSNNGHVLINGQFARILGRVSMDMITVDVTDIEDVQMGTRVTLIGKDGESFLSAEELGRLSGTTAYEILTRLNPLIERVVV from the coding sequence ATGTCCCCGAAAGCCTCTCTCCGTACTTGGATCGAAATCGACAAAGGTGCAATCCTTTACAACATCACTAAGTTTCGTTCTCTTGTAAAACATCCCACAAAGATCATGGCGGTCGTGAAGTCAAACGCCTACGGGCATAATATTCACGACTTTAGTAAGCTTGTGCTTGCTGCTGGTGCTGATTGCCTTGGAGTCGACTCCATCACGGAAGCAATTCCTCTCTGCAGGGAGGGGGTGCAACAGCCTATCCTTGTCCTCGGATATACGCTTCCCGAGAATTACTCCCTCGCGCGTGCCGCAGGTGTTTCGATTACTATTTCAAGTGTCGAACAACTTCGCGCACTACTTGCAACTGATTTTTCGCGAAGCTGGCAGTTTGAGCCTTTGCGCATTCATTTGAAAGTTGACACGGGCATGTGTCGCCAGGGCGTTATCTATGACTTCGAGCACAGGGAAGTGTTAGATCTAGTGCGCGAAGGCATTCATAATAAAAAATTCATTCTCGAAGGACTTTATTCACACCTTGCATCAGCGAAAGCGCCTGGTGTTAGTGGTGATACGGTGCAGCAGCTCAAAGAGTTCCGGCATTGGGTGGAGATATTCAGACTCCACGACATTCATGTGCCCATCGTACATTGCGCAGCATCAGCAGGCACACTGCTGTATCCGTCAGCGCACTTCGATATGGTGCGTATAGGAATGGGCTGTTATGGGTACTTCCCAAGCACGGGGATAGCAAAGCACTTCAAGCGCAAAATGACACTTCGTCCAGTGCTTTCCTGGAGGTCGATTGTGTCAGAGACCAAGTCCGTGCCCGCGGGCATGAAGGTCGGATATGATGGCACATATGTCCTCAAAAGGAACAGTACACTCGCAGTTATTCCTGTCGGTTACTGGCATGGCATAGGACGTGCTTTTTCAAATAATGGGCATGTGCTCATCAACGGTCAATTTGCGCGCATCTTGGGTCGTGTGTCCATGGACATGATTACGGTGGATGTCACTGATATCGAAGATGTTCAGATGGGTACGAGGGTAACACTTATTGGAAAGGACGGTGAATCATTTCTTTCTGCAGAGGAGCTCGGAAGGTTATCCGGGACCACTGCGTACGAAATTTTGACACGCCTTAATCCACTCATCGAACGTGTAGTTGTTTAG
- a CDS encoding PAS domain S-box protein has product MEKSPLTTGKAQISKVAAPHGGTLLIVLAPILLLVVTVVITFLAYWLPQTVYAPFTAVVCGVLLLIFSAVIWVMIHITLTPYIAYSNNAGEAIQVVAVASDRHVRAIIGSGLGYWDYDIISGDVYFSGHMMALLGYGEQERTDRIDFWYSLIHPDDIEGVRRTMTYHFDKRTPEYSIEYRIRRANGEYMWVADRGRAEYGPDGKATKLSGVTQDMTNMKRVQEVLDSRTHELEVATRKVVEESRNVLKFKMATDGSVQAVAITNPDGKIIYVNPAWCALNGYSEAEAIGQTHHLLKSSDTPPELFARMYEQITQGNPFTTEDIINVKRDGKTYHAALSIVPIKEGKDILFYVGLSEDITQRKAVDQAKTEFVSLASHQLRTPLSAIRWYSEMLLSKYVGELNEKQRQYVKEIYHGNIRMVDLVNALLNTSRIDLGTFAVEPEPVNLVEICESVLLELNPQILERQEKVERNFAGAPATYNGDPKLLRIVFQNLLSNSVKYTQVGGTIGAEINTRGNDLYISIWDNGYGIPKHQQSSMFQKLFRADNVRQKDTEGTGLGMYIIKAIVESAQGKIWFDSEEDKGTKFHVLMPLSGMIKKTGAKGLT; this is encoded by the coding sequence ATGGAAAAAAGTCCGCTTACTACCGGTAAAGCGCAAATCTCAAAAGTGGCTGCTCCACATGGCGGAACACTTTTGATTGTCCTTGCACCTATTTTGCTCCTCGTTGTTACGGTAGTTATTACATTTCTTGCGTATTGGTTGCCACAAACAGTATATGCTCCATTTACTGCAGTTGTTTGTGGTGTTCTTTTGCTTATATTTTCTGCAGTCATTTGGGTAATGATACACATCACGCTTACTCCTTACATTGCATATTCAAATAATGCTGGTGAGGCAATTCAGGTAGTAGCGGTGGCGAGTGATCGTCATGTGCGCGCCATCATAGGATCTGGATTAGGCTATTGGGATTACGATATCATTTCAGGAGATGTGTATTTTTCTGGACACATGATGGCACTCCTTGGTTACGGTGAACAGGAACGCACTGATCGTATCGACTTTTGGTATAGCCTCATTCATCCTGATGACATAGAAGGCGTTCGTCGCACGATGACCTATCATTTTGATAAGCGCACACCTGAATATTCTATCGAATATCGTATTAGACGTGCAAATGGCGAGTATATGTGGGTTGCAGATAGAGGGCGTGCTGAATACGGTCCAGATGGTAAGGCAACAAAGCTTTCAGGCGTCACACAAGATATGACGAATATGAAGCGTGTGCAGGAGGTGCTTGATTCTCGTACGCATGAGCTCGAAGTCGCGACCCGAAAGGTCGTTGAGGAGTCACGAAATGTACTCAAGTTCAAGATGGCAACAGATGGTTCGGTACAAGCAGTTGCAATCACAAATCCTGATGGAAAGATCATATACGTAAACCCAGCATGGTGTGCGCTCAATGGATATTCTGAAGCAGAAGCAATAGGGCAGACACACCATCTCCTCAAGAGCTCTGATACTCCTCCTGAATTATTTGCCCGTATGTACGAGCAAATTACTCAGGGAAATCCTTTCACTACAGAAGACATCATAAATGTAAAGCGTGATGGGAAGACCTACCATGCTGCATTGTCGATAGTTCCAATCAAAGAAGGCAAAGATATCCTCTTTTATGTTGGACTTTCTGAGGATATTACGCAGCGTAAGGCTGTCGATCAGGCAAAGACTGAATTCGTCTCTCTTGCTTCACATCAACTTCGTACGCCGCTTTCCGCGATTCGCTGGTATTCAGAGATGCTTCTTTCGAAGTATGTCGGTGAGCTGAACGAGAAGCAGAGACAATATGTGAAAGAGATCTATCATGGAAATATTCGTATGGTTGATCTTGTTAATGCGCTGCTCAATACTTCTCGTATCGATCTCGGGACATTCGCAGTTGAGCCAGAGCCGGTCAATCTTGTTGAAATTTGTGAGTCAGTTCTTCTGGAACTCAACCCACAGATACTTGAGCGTCAGGAAAAAGTAGAGCGTAACTTCGCCGGGGCACCCGCGACATACAATGGGGATCCAAAACTACTACGTATTGTATTCCAAAATCTCTTGTCAAATTCAGTCAAATATACGCAGGTTGGTGGTACAATTGGAGCCGAAATTAATACGCGAGGCAATGATCTCTATATCAGTATTTGGGATAATGGCTATGGAATTCCAAAGCATCAACAGAGTAGTATGTTCCAGAAACTGTTCCGTGCTGACAATGTTCGTCAGAAGGATACGGAAGGAACGGGATTAGGCATGTACATCATCAAGGCCATCGTGGAGTCCGCTCAAGGCAAGATCTGGTTTGATTCGGAGGAAGATAAGGGGACGAAGTTCCATGTACTTATGCCTTTATCAGGCATGATCAAAAAAACTGGGGCAAAAGGTCTAACCTAA
- a CDS encoding response regulator: MEETQKSQKTVLVVEDERQLANAVKEALAVHDFNVVMARTAEEGIAQLKNLKTVDAIWLDHYLMGTSNGLDFVIQIKSDPEWSKIPVFIVSNTASQQNVHSYIRLGVTNYYTKADYDIGQIINDLKFTLDKGEHIPVTQ; this comes from the coding sequence ATGGAAGAAACACAGAAATCTCAAAAAACAGTACTTGTTGTCGAGGATGAGCGCCAGCTCGCAAATGCCGTAAAAGAGGCGCTTGCTGTCCATGATTTCAACGTTGTTATGGCGCGTACGGCAGAAGAGGGAATTGCGCAGCTGAAGAATCTTAAAACAGTTGATGCGATTTGGCTCGATCATTATCTGATGGGAACCTCCAATGGACTCGATTTCGTTATTCAAATTAAGAGTGATCCCGAATGGAGCAAGATTCCTGTATTCATCGTTTCTAATACAGCATCGCAGCAGAATGTCCACTCCTATATTAGACTTGGCGTGACCAACTACTATACGAAAGCCGACTACGATATCGGGCAGATCATCAATGACCTTAAGTTTACACTTGATAAGGGTGAGCACATACCAGTCACTCAGTAA
- a CDS encoding response regulator, giving the protein MTTLLNKKILVTEDEAPLRNAVSDILNFEGFTVFQAKNGQEGLEIALREHPDLILLDLIMPVMDGLTMLEKLREDEWGKTAAVILLTNINDPEKVAQATEAGTYDFLVKSDWNIEDVVGKIKTRLGITTAS; this is encoded by the coding sequence ATGACAACATTATTGAACAAAAAAATATTGGTTACCGAAGACGAAGCACCACTTCGTAATGCGGTTTCAGACATCCTCAATTTTGAGGGATTCACTGTCTTTCAGGCGAAGAATGGTCAAGAGGGATTGGAGATCGCACTTCGCGAACATCCTGATCTTATCCTTCTCGATCTCATCATGCCCGTTATGGATGGTCTGACTATGCTTGAAAAGCTCCGTGAGGATGAGTGGGGAAAAACTGCAGCAGTCATCTTGCTTACGAACATTAATGACCCTGAGAAGGTCGCCCAAGCAACTGAAGCGGGTACCTACGACTTCCTTGTGAAGTCTGATTGGAACATTGAGGATGTGGTGGGGAAGATTAAGACACGCTTAGGAATTACAACAGCTTCATAA